The following coding sequences lie in one Oncorhynchus kisutch isolate 150728-3 linkage group LG3, Okis_V2, whole genome shotgun sequence genomic window:
- the fam240a gene encoding protein FAM240B → MNVALIHDKLFIKDLWEQKIAKHDQRTETEDMRKKNSALTKLRDEWHRRLESRTKHLKKLNDELLRKSKLAKQADDT, encoded by the exons ATGAATGTGGCTCTTATTCATGATAAGCTTTTTATAAAAGATCTCTGGGAACAAAAAATTGCTAAACACGACCAAAGGACAGAAACTGAAGACATGAGGAAGAAAAATAGTGCTCTCACCAA GCTGCGAGACGAATGGCACCGAAGGCTTGAGAGTCGAACAAAACATCTGAAGAAATTAAATGACGAACTTCTGAGGAAGAGCAAACTTGCCAAACAGGCAGATGACACATAA